The Streptococcus pluranimalium genome contains a region encoding:
- a CDS encoding Ohr family peroxiredoxin gives MKKIYSTKMINTGGRTGEVHAPDNSIQFQVVQPGQKVEGATNPEQLFAAGFSSCFNSALSYVLSSKQLTNSSTVSATVSMYNLSTGPVPDVTLGVDIEGHIEGLSLDQAQALLEEAHKVCPYSRAVAGNIEVTVKAV, from the coding sequence ATGAAAAAAATCTATTCAACCAAAATGATTAACACGGGTGGCCGTACAGGTGAAGTCCATGCGCCGGATAACTCGATTCAGTTCCAAGTGGTGCAGCCAGGGCAAAAAGTAGAGGGTGCAACCAACCCTGAGCAATTATTTGCGGCAGGTTTTAGCAGCTGCTTTAACAGTGCATTGAGCTACGTTCTCTCAAGTAAGCAGTTGACCAATAGCAGCACCGTTTCAGCGACTGTTTCTATGTACAACTTGAGCACAGGCCCAGTACCAGATGTGACGCTTGGTGTTGACATCGAAGGCCATATCGAAGGTTTGTCCTTGGACCAAGCGCAAGCTTTGCTAGAAGAAGCCCACAAAGTCTGCCCATACTCACGCGCAGTAGCAGGCAATATTGAGGTGACAGTCAAAGCGGTTTAA
- a CDS encoding rhodanese-like domain-containing protein codes for MDQLSHFQGTKDQVHYVLCQSGVRSKRAARVLQKKGYQVVNVKGGMSAYTGTIQGGK; via the coding sequence TTGGATCAACTATCACATTTTCAAGGCACTAAAGACCAGGTACATTATGTTCTGTGTCAGTCAGGTGTGAGGAGCAAGCGCGCGGCGCGTGTCCTTCAAAAGAAGGGCTATCAAGTGGTTAATGTCAAGGGCGGCATGTCTGCCTATACTGGAACTATACAAGGAGGAAAGTAA
- a CDS encoding restriction endonuclease subunit S — translation MTNKNIPKLRFKNFDDEWEKVLLNEIVRIVGGGTPSTSVDEYWNGDINWFSPTEVGGSVYASESDKKITQLGLEKSSAKILPADKTILFTSRAGIGDAAILKTDSTTNQGFQSLVLDDKTDIYFLYSQKENLKRYATKNAAGSTFLEISGKELGKMPIILPSLPEQSAIGTLFQTLDELLSAYKDNLANYQVFKATMLSKMFPKGAQTTPEIRLDGFDGEWEEKTLGDVTERVQGNDGRIDLPTLTISAANGWMNQEDRFSQNIAGKEQKNYTLLKKGELSYNHGNSKLAKYGVVFELETYEEALVPRVYHSFKTIDKLSDPKFIEIMFATKKPDRELGKLISSGARMDGLLNINYSEFMGIKIVIPSFEEQRAIGAFFANLDDLIASQQAKITELETLKKKLLQDMFI, via the coding sequence ATGACAAATAAAAATATACCAAAACTTAGATTCAAAAATTTTGATGATGAGTGGGAAAAAGTTTTATTAAATGAAATTGTAAGAATTGTTGGTGGCGGTACTCCAAGTACTTCAGTAGATGAGTATTGGAATGGCGATATCAATTGGTTCTCGCCGACTGAAGTTGGAGGATCTGTCTATGCTAGTGAAAGTGATAAGAAAATTACTCAGTTGGGATTGGAAAAAAGTTCCGCAAAGATTTTACCTGCTGATAAGACTATTTTATTTACCTCACGTGCGGGCATTGGCGATGCAGCGATTTTAAAAACAGACTCAACAACTAATCAAGGTTTTCAATCTTTAGTTTTGGATGATAAAACTGATATTTACTTTCTTTATAGCCAAAAAGAAAACCTTAAAAGATATGCTACTAAAAATGCTGCTGGGTCAACGTTCTTGGAAATTTCAGGCAAAGAATTGGGTAAGATGCCTATCATACTTCCCTCACTCCCCGAACAATCCGCTATCGGCACGCTCTTCCAAACGCTTGACGAGCTCTTATCTGCCTATAAGGATAATTTGGCTAACTATCAAGTCTTTAAGGCGACCATGTTGTCCAAGATGTTTCCAAAGGGAGCACAGACCACGCCTGAAATCCGCTTAGATGGGTTTGATGGGGAGTGGGAGGAGAAGACATTGGGTGATGTGACTGAAAGAGTGCAAGGTAATGATGGGAGAATAGATTTACCAACGTTAACGATTTCAGCAGCGAATGGTTGGATGAATCAAGAAGATAGGTTTTCACAAAATATCGCAGGCAAAGAACAGAAAAATTATACCCTCTTAAAAAAGGGAGAGTTATCTTATAATCACGGGAACTCGAAACTTGCTAAATACGGAGTTGTTTTTGAGTTAGAAACCTATGAGGAAGCTTTGGTTCCAAGAGTTTACCATAGTTTCAAAACAATAGACAAACTCTCTGATCCAAAGTTTATAGAAATTATGTTTGCAACTAAGAAACCTGATAGAGAATTAGGTAAATTAATTTCATCTGGTGCGAGAATGGATGGACTGTTGAACATTAACTATTCAGAATTTATGGGAATCAAAATTGTTATTCCATCTTTCGAAGAACAACGTGCCATCGGTGCTTTCTTCGCCAACCTTGACGATTTAATCGCTTCTCAGCAAGCCAAAATCACAGAACTCGAAACCTTGAAGAAAAAACTTTTACAGGATATGTTTATTTAG
- a CDS encoding LLM class flavin-dependent oxidoreductase — MSNSYTNCSKRKRESKMKLSVLNLAPLREGQGFKEAMDDLVDLAQKVEGMGYERYWIAEHHNSKTIASSATQLLIQRTLDQTKTIRVGSGGVMLPNHTPYIVAEQYGTLETLYPNRVDLGLGRAPGTDQQTARAIRRTDNLNPHFEEDIMELQGYFADTLPVHAYPAAGLDVPLYILGSSTDSAHLAAKLGLPYVFAAHFAPRMLMEAVAIYRREFKPSETLAEPYVILCANVIMADTDEEAQRLATTQTISFAGIVTNRAQKLQPPKESDEAVWEAILPSGEVPHFGPVAFSAQLSHTRIKQAVSQMTACTFVGDKASVAAQIKAMQKQVSFDELMAHSNIFDQEAQAHSYQLLADVVDQEFADE; from the coding sequence ATGAGTAATAGCTATACAAACTGTTCCAAAAGAAAGAGAGAAAGCAAGATGAAACTGTCAGTCTTAAACTTAGCCCCGTTACGGGAAGGACAAGGGTTCAAAGAGGCCATGGATGATTTGGTTGACTTGGCCCAAAAGGTAGAAGGCATGGGCTATGAACGCTATTGGATTGCAGAACACCATAATTCTAAAACCATCGCCAGCAGTGCCACTCAGCTCCTCATCCAACGTACCTTGGACCAGACTAAGACCATTCGTGTGGGGTCTGGTGGGGTCATGCTCCCCAACCACACGCCCTATATCGTGGCCGAGCAGTATGGGACGCTGGAAACCCTCTATCCTAATCGGGTCGACTTAGGTCTGGGTCGGGCACCGGGAACAGACCAACAGACAGCGCGTGCCATCAGACGAACCGACAACCTCAATCCGCACTTTGAGGAGGATATCATGGAACTGCAGGGCTACTTTGCGGACACCTTGCCGGTCCATGCCTACCCGGCAGCTGGACTAGATGTGCCGCTCTATATCTTGGGCTCTAGCACGGACAGTGCTCACCTGGCTGCCAAGCTTGGCCTACCCTATGTCTTTGCAGCCCATTTTGCCCCACGGATGCTGATGGAAGCGGTAGCCATTTACCGTAGGGAATTCAAACCTTCTGAAACCTTGGCTGAGCCTTATGTCATTCTTTGCGCCAATGTCATTATGGCCGATACAGACGAGGAAGCCCAACGCTTAGCGACCACGCAGACCATAAGTTTTGCAGGGATTGTCACCAACAGGGCCCAGAAATTACAACCACCGAAAGAGTCAGATGAAGCTGTTTGGGAAGCCATTTTGCCGTCAGGAGAAGTGCCACACTTTGGACCAGTGGCCTTTAGCGCCCAACTCTCCCACACCCGCATCAAACAAGCCGTCAGCCAGATGACCGCCTGCACCTTTGTCGGGGACAAGGCGTCAGTGGCTGCCCAGATAAAGGCCATGCAAAAACAAGTGTCCTTTGATGAACTCATGGCCCACAGCAACATCTTTGACCAAGAGGCCCAAGCTCACTCTTACCAACTCTTGGCTGACGTCGTGGATCAAGAATTTGCAGACGAATAA
- a CDS encoding type I restriction endonuclease subunit R: MQYTGELSIEQQLIDQLTTGTGQWTYRKDLKTEESLWDNFFAKLEQNNVAILNGTLLTDQEKAQVKNQLNFVNYYEAAKWLAGENGIAKVQVQREDATLGTIRLSVIWRDNVAGGKSSYEVAHQVKRPKANPTDQDRRLDVTLLINGLPMIQIELKSANNPFMDAFRQIQKYDREGKFRGIYSTLQMFVVSNLTDTRYIAAAKENKLNETFLTKWVNTSNQPVPGLYAFAKEVLSIPRAHQMVMQYSVIDDDKKALILLRPYQVHAIEAVQEASKAQQSGYVWHTTGSGKTLTSYKVGRNLLQIPSITKTIFVVDRSDLDQQTTSSFTSYAANDVIDIDETDNTHHLVKRLVADDKRVVVTTIQKLATMIRKMEEGKYAKEVAKLKQLKVAFVVDECHRAVTPQSQQKLSSFFIHSLWYGFTGTPIFAENKRQQLGDLAQTTEEQYGKRLHEYTVKEAIHDKAVLGFKVDYKNTLLLSKDVPEEDIPDSAYENEEHMLEVLDVILNQSRGKLGFQNGVGKTYNAILTVKSIAIAQKYYDLLKWVKRGETRIKISERTKQTLPDFPKFTITYSVTENEEDSTLNQDKMKEALIDYNQEFDTHYTLADLRGFNADVNNRLARKKDKYLFREEQLDLVIVVNRLLTGFDAPCLSTLFIDRKPMRPHDLIQAFSRTNRIFDQAKKFGQIVTFQAPNAFKEAVDKALRLYSNGGENSVLAPEWAEEKANFDEKLANLQSQVAMDGDMGLDIDSASDELLKKFAKSYQEFDRYFASIKVYSEYNQEQVFAETGLTEDLLETYMGTYQNVLEEIKRRRDGGDKTDEDPLDIYYELESVHMDEINYEYIISLIQAFIPQDDDAQKELTAKDIAAVDAYIADLAKTNPGLAQVIADLWLQIQMDPESYRGQSMANILDQMIEAVIQKEVKQLAKKWYIGYDELMYMVKNYRKGEGKQLGESELSQSQRYQDYKTEVAEALNPLKYKIELKKAYTQLIEDVIEPLRVRR, translated from the coding sequence ATGCAGTATACCGGTGAATTATCCATCGAGCAACAGCTCATTGACCAGCTGACAACAGGGACCGGCCAGTGGACCTACCGCAAGGATTTGAAGACCGAAGAAAGCCTTTGGGACAATTTCTTTGCCAAGCTAGAGCAGAATAATGTAGCTATCTTAAACGGCACCCTCTTAACGGACCAAGAAAAAGCTCAGGTCAAAAACCAGCTCAACTTTGTCAATTACTACGAAGCGGCCAAATGGTTGGCTGGGGAAAATGGCATTGCCAAAGTCCAAGTCCAACGAGAGGACGCGACCCTAGGCACCATCCGCTTATCTGTCATCTGGCGGGACAATGTCGCTGGTGGTAAATCCAGCTATGAAGTGGCCCATCAAGTCAAGCGCCCCAAGGCTAATCCGACAGACCAAGACAGACGGCTGGATGTGACGCTCTTGATCAATGGCCTGCCCATGATTCAGATTGAGCTCAAAAGTGCCAATAATCCTTTCATGGATGCCTTTCGCCAGATTCAAAAATACGACCGGGAAGGCAAGTTCCGCGGGATTTATTCGACTCTGCAAATGTTTGTGGTCTCTAACCTGACAGATACCCGCTATATCGCTGCCGCCAAGGAAAACAAGCTCAATGAGACCTTCCTCACCAAGTGGGTCAATACCAGCAATCAGCCGGTGCCAGGCCTCTACGCCTTTGCTAAAGAGGTCCTCTCAATCCCTCGCGCCCATCAGATGGTCATGCAGTACTCGGTCATTGATGATGACAAGAAGGCCTTGATCTTATTACGACCTTATCAGGTACATGCCATCGAAGCTGTCCAAGAAGCCAGCAAGGCCCAGCAGTCTGGCTATGTCTGGCACACGACAGGTTCTGGTAAGACCCTGACGTCCTATAAGGTGGGGCGCAACCTCCTGCAAATCCCGTCCATCACCAAGACCATCTTTGTCGTGGACCGCAGTGACTTGGACCAGCAGACGACCTCTAGCTTTACCTCCTATGCGGCCAATGATGTCATCGACATCGATGAGACCGACAACACCCATCACTTGGTCAAACGCCTAGTGGCTGATGACAAGCGCGTGGTGGTGACGACCATCCAAAAGTTGGCCACCATGATCCGGAAGATGGAGGAGGGTAAGTACGCCAAAGAGGTAGCGAAGCTAAAGCAACTCAAGGTTGCCTTTGTCGTTGACGAATGCCACCGGGCCGTCACGCCACAATCCCAACAAAAGCTCTCTAGCTTCTTTATCCACTCCCTCTGGTATGGCTTTACAGGGACACCGATCTTTGCGGAAAACAAACGCCAACAACTCGGCGATCTGGCCCAAACAACCGAAGAGCAATACGGCAAGCGCCTGCATGAGTACACGGTTAAGGAAGCTATTCATGATAAGGCCGTTCTCGGTTTCAAAGTCGACTATAAAAACACCCTCCTCCTGTCCAAAGATGTCCCTGAAGAGGACATCCCGGACAGTGCCTATGAAAACGAGGAGCATATGCTGGAAGTGCTAGATGTCATCCTCAACCAGTCTCGTGGCAAACTGGGTTTTCAAAATGGGGTTGGAAAAACCTATAATGCCATCCTGACCGTCAAGTCTATCGCCATTGCTCAGAAATACTATGACCTCTTAAAGTGGGTCAAACGAGGCGAGACCCGTATCAAGATTTCCGAGCGGACCAAGCAAACCTTACCGGACTTTCCAAAGTTCACCATTACCTACTCCGTGACGGAAAACGAGGAGGACTCTACGCTTAACCAGGACAAGATGAAAGAGGCTTTGATCGACTATAACCAGGAATTTGACACGCACTACACGTTAGCTGACCTGCGAGGCTTTAACGCCGATGTCAACAACCGCTTAGCCCGTAAAAAAGACAAGTACCTCTTCCGGGAGGAACAGCTAGACCTGGTCATCGTGGTCAACCGCCTGCTGACAGGGTTTGATGCCCCTTGCCTCTCGACCCTCTTCATCGACCGCAAGCCTATGCGGCCTCATGATTTGATCCAGGCCTTTAGCCGGACCAACCGTATCTTTGATCAGGCTAAAAAATTCGGTCAAATTGTGACCTTCCAAGCGCCAAATGCTTTCAAAGAAGCTGTGGATAAAGCCCTGCGTCTATACTCTAATGGCGGGGAAAACAGTGTCCTAGCCCCAGAATGGGCAGAAGAAAAGGCCAATTTCGATGAGAAACTGGCCAACCTCCAAAGCCAAGTCGCTATGGATGGTGATATGGGACTGGACATCGACAGTGCCAGTGACGAATTACTGAAAAAATTTGCCAAATCCTACCAAGAATTTGACCGCTATTTTGCCTCTATCAAGGTCTACTCTGAGTACAACCAGGAGCAAGTCTTTGCTGAAACAGGCCTGACAGAAGACCTGCTTGAGACCTATATGGGCACCTACCAAAATGTCCTAGAAGAAATCAAACGCAGACGAGATGGCGGAGATAAGACAGATGAGGACCCGCTGGATATCTACTATGAGCTCGAGTCCGTCCATATGGATGAGATCAATTACGAGTACATCATCTCCCTCATCCAAGCCTTTATCCCGCAGGACGATGATGCCCAAAAAGAATTGACCGCAAAAGACATCGCAGCCGTGGATGCCTACATCGCTGACCTGGCTAAGACCAACCCAGGCCTCGCCCAAGTCATCGCCGACCTCTGGCTCCAAATCCAGATGGACCCCGAAAGCTACCGTGGCCAATCCATGGCCAATATCCTCGACCAGATGATCGAAGCCGTCATCCAAAAAGAAGTCAAACAACTGGCCAAGAAATGGTATATCGGCTATGACGAACTCATGTATATGGTCAAAAACTACCGCAAAGGCGAAGGCAAACAACTCGGCGAAAGCGAACTCAGCCAAAGCCAACGCTACCAAGACTACAAAACCGAAGTCGCCGAAGCCCTCAACCCCCTCAAATACAAAATCGAACTCAAAAAAGCCTACACCCAACTCATCGAGGACGTGATTGAACCCTTGAGAGTGAGGAGGTAA
- a CDS encoding rhodanese-like domain-containing protein: MICLFQRLCQNRLKSIAINDLDRVLQEPKSVVLDVRMKEEYQRGHIKGAQYPFGSTITFSRH, translated from the coding sequence ATGATCTGTTTGTTTCAACGGCTCTGTCAAAATAGGCTGAAAAGTATTGCTATCAATGACTTAGATAGGGTTTTACAAGAACCTAAGTCAGTTGTTTTAGATGTTCGGATGAAAGAGGAATACCAGAGGGGGCATATCAAGGGGGCGCAATATCCCTTTGGATCAACTATCACATTTTCAAGGCACTAA
- a CDS encoding metal-sensitive transcriptional regulator has translation MQTDQKNILNRLKRAEGQLRGIQKMIEDEQECIDIVTQLTAVRSSINRTLGLVISTKMHQIFEDPDQKPEDFEANLEQVIDMIIKK, from the coding sequence ATGCAAACAGATCAAAAAAATATTCTCAACCGTCTCAAGCGGGCTGAAGGCCAGCTGAGAGGCATCCAAAAAATGATTGAAGACGAACAAGAATGTATTGACATCGTGACCCAGCTGACAGCTGTCCGCTCCAGCATCAACCGCACCCTTGGTCTGGTCATCAGTACCAAGATGCACCAAATCTTTGAAGACCCTGACCAAAAACCAGAGGACTTTGAAGCTAACCTGGAACAAGTCATCGACATGATTATTAAGAAATAG
- a CDS encoding rhodanese-like domain-containing protein: MIKSQALADLVAAIDSQSLSLIDVREVDEYQAGHVPGAQSLPLSELAERYTELDKNRPYHLICHSGARSARACQFLAGQGYDVTNVEGGTIAWTGDLE, from the coding sequence ATGATTAAAAGCCAAGCCTTAGCAGACTTAGTAGCTGCCATTGACAGCCAATCTCTATCCTTGATTGATGTCCGTGAAGTAGATGAATACCAAGCGGGCCATGTGCCTGGCGCTCAGTCTCTCCCTTTGAGTGAACTGGCAGAACGCTACACTGAGTTAGACAAGAATAGGCCTTACCACCTGATCTGCCATTCAGGGGCTCGCTCTGCTAGAGCCTGCCAATTTTTAGCTGGTCAGGGTTATGACGTGACCAATGTCGAAGGGGGAACCATCGCTTGGACAGGCGATTTGGAATAG
- a CDS encoding HEPN domain-containing protein, with amino-acid sequence MSRIEKFNNVDEFEIAGFFKISNDQAIFGKLFHSIDGMFLELPISEDEVAEKIECLIGENKHEVISLFGLTRQAYYVKDIDMTKFRVNYMICDSKAHTDLEGRSFSKVHFSYKYLSSFISKQPDEAKSFYIGALNAELKEWISESSRSGQSSRDGFESSKQIKPNYSINYNIAKPLLDIKDDIIKFQKFLSILTGVYMPVSFFRFNSETKDLEGNMPFCGRFYFSQASGERKVPNFFSSYNYKALENHFAELLSEYFVQYESYEAILINLTTNLRYNNLVETQFFDAISCVEEIARLTMDNTRQLSEQVIKYREQVIYTIGENVSDKSEQDLIIRALQSMDEISLVSKIKRLCKDLPQELRGKVKLNNKKILINKDFIGMFSSKCVNTRNYHAHGSIDRSDKTFSPSEMFYVSKILNLITECHFMKKIGVEDNVIVDAILQKRNYYSVIEPYGYEPPMRKIKF; translated from the coding sequence ATGTCTAGAATTGAAAAATTCAATAATGTTGACGAATTTGAAATCGCTGGTTTTTTCAAAATAAGTAATGATCAAGCGATTTTTGGGAAGCTGTTCCATTCAATAGATGGCATGTTTCTTGAATTACCTATTAGTGAAGATGAAGTTGCTGAAAAGATAGAGTGTTTAATTGGCGAAAATAAACACGAAGTTATTTCCTTGTTTGGACTTACTAGACAGGCTTATTATGTCAAAGATATTGATATGACTAAATTCCGAGTGAATTATATGATATGTGATTCAAAAGCACATACTGATTTAGAAGGGCGGAGTTTTTCAAAAGTCCATTTTTCCTATAAATATTTGAGTTCATTTATAAGTAAGCAGCCAGATGAAGCTAAATCGTTTTACATAGGAGCTCTAAATGCTGAATTAAAAGAGTGGATTTCTGAGAGTAGTAGATCTGGTCAATCTTCTAGGGATGGCTTTGAGAGTAGTAAACAAATTAAGCCAAATTATAGTATCAATTATAATATTGCAAAACCACTTTTAGACATAAAAGATGATATTATTAAATTTCAAAAATTTCTTTCCATTTTAACTGGGGTATACATGCCTGTTAGCTTTTTTAGATTTAATTCAGAAACGAAAGATTTAGAGGGAAATATGCCATTCTGTGGAAGATTTTATTTTTCTCAAGCTAGTGGAGAACGTAAAGTTCCTAACTTCTTTTCATCGTATAACTATAAAGCGCTTGAAAATCACTTTGCAGAACTTTTAAGTGAGTATTTCGTTCAATATGAGAGTTATGAAGCTATTCTCATAAATTTGACAACAAATTTAAGGTATAATAATTTAGTTGAAACGCAGTTTTTTGATGCTATTTCATGTGTTGAAGAAATCGCTAGACTAACAATGGATAATACTAGGCAACTTTCTGAACAGGTGATTAAATATAGAGAACAAGTGATATATACTATTGGAGAAAATGTGTCCGATAAATCAGAACAAGACCTGATTATTAGAGCCCTTCAATCAATGGATGAAATCTCATTAGTTAGTAAAATAAAACGATTGTGTAAGGACTTACCACAAGAATTAAGAGGTAAAGTAAAGTTAAATAATAAAAAGATTCTAATCAATAAAGATTTCATTGGAATGTTTTCATCAAAATGTGTTAATACAAGAAATTACCATGCTCATGGAAGTATTGATAGAAGTGATAAAACTTTTTCACCTAGTGAAATGTTTTATGTAAGTAAGATTTTAAATCTAATTACAGAGTGTCACTTTATGAAAAAGATTGGTGTAGAAGATAATGTAATTGTCGATGCTATTTTACAAAAAAGAAATTATTATTCTGTTATTGAACCATATGGTTATGAACCTCCTATGAGAAAAATTAAATTTTAG
- a CDS encoding nucleotidyl transferase AbiEii/AbiGii toxin family protein, which yields MKFSNANSFKAKIKNIAREKGIPAQQVQQNYLIEQVLKLISGSQYKDSFIVKGGFLIGQMIGLDKRTTMDLDVTLKGQPLSEENIQIIFKEIVKRPSEGFQFEIDMLEPIRQDDEYGGFTLKLKATFDTLREVVFIDITTGDQITPREITYQLQSVFSENKLEVWTYNLETVLAEKLETIIRRGAASTRPRDRYDLYTLYYLRKDEIDIPILKTALNNTAKKRESLDILTNWESQLGEIRSSDYQKKLWSRYQKSFRYASEMSFEESVEVVAIILNQLGG from the coding sequence GTGAAATTTTCAAATGCTAATAGTTTCAAAGCCAAAATCAAGAATATTGCAAGAGAAAAAGGGATACCTGCTCAACAAGTTCAGCAGAACTATTTGATTGAGCAAGTACTAAAACTGATCTCTGGGAGTCAGTATAAAGATTCCTTCATTGTGAAAGGTGGTTTCCTTATCGGACAGATGATTGGCCTAGATAAACGGACAACAATGGATTTAGATGTTACCTTGAAAGGTCAACCTCTTAGTGAAGAAAATATTCAAATAATCTTCAAAGAAATTGTGAAGCGACCTTCTGAAGGTTTCCAATTTGAAATTGATATGCTGGAACCGATTCGACAAGATGACGAATATGGGGGCTTTACACTCAAACTCAAGGCGACATTCGATACCCTACGTGAAGTTGTCTTTATAGATATAACAACAGGTGACCAGATAACGCCACGAGAAATTACTTATCAATTGCAGTCTGTTTTTTCAGAGAATAAACTAGAAGTTTGGACTTATAATTTAGAAACTGTTCTTGCTGAAAAATTAGAAACGATTATTCGTCGAGGAGCTGCTTCAACTAGACCTCGTGATCGTTATGACCTCTACACATTATATTACCTTCGAAAAGATGAGATTGATATCCCAATATTGAAAACTGCTCTAAACAATACTGCTAAAAAAAGAGAAAGTTTAGATATTTTGACAAATTGGGAAAGTCAACTAGGGGAAATCCGTAGCTCAGACTATCAGAAAAAGCTTTGGTCTCGCTATCAAAAATCATTCAGATATGCCAGTGAAATGAGTTTTGAGGAATCAGTGGAAGTGGTGGCAATTATTTTAAATCAATTAGGGGGTTAG